The Solanum lycopersicum chromosome 9, SLM_r2.1 genome window below encodes:
- the LOC138338507 gene encoding uncharacterized protein, which translates to MDISRLMVHAEKIEENTHKQVGRELNMVKTEEGNSFKNRFDDQEIPRFKRRSSNQVPPNAPRINKSKVSTPMVQEGKGDVSYVEKPLCSKCGRKHDGRFQVYTSNHYGCGKRGHMKRHFPNMNTQRRKNSQAQASSPNIDDPMKNHFYALQYRGDRTISLDVVTDSGTTLSFVTPLVTMKFDILPDILEEPFYVSSLYGDSMVGNRIYNGCSFLLAQ; encoded by the exons ATGGACATCtctcgtctcatggttcatgccgaAAAAATTGAGGAGAATACACATAAGCAAGTTGGTAGGGAGTTGAACATGGTGAAAACCGAAGAGGGGAATTCATTTAAGAATAGGTTTGATGATCAAGAAATACCAAGGTTCAAAAGGAGGTCTTCCAACCAAGTCCCTCCTAATGCTCCAAGAATCAACAAGAGTAAGGTGTCTACTCCCATGGTCCAAGAGGGGAAAGGtgatgtttcttatgttgaGAAGCCTCTTTGTTCAAAATGTGGTAGGAAGCATGATGGTAGGTTCCAAGTCTATACAAGTAATCACTATGGTTGTGGAAAGAGAGGTCACATGAAGAGACATTTCCCTAATATGAATActcaaagaaggaaaaattctcaagctcaagcaagttcCCCAAATATAGATGATCCTatgaagaatcacttttatgctctccaaTACAGAGGTGATCGAACGATCTCACTGGACGTGGTTACCG ATTCGGGAACTACATTGTCATTTGTGACCCCTCTTGTAACCATGAAGTTTGATATACTACCTGACATATTAGAAGAACCTTTTTATGTTTCTTCCCTGTATGGTGATTCCATGGTGGGTAATAGAATCTATAATGGTTGTTCTTTTTTACTTGCCCAATAG